The nucleotide sequence CGCGGACGCCGTCTACCGTGATCTCTACGCACCGGGGGCCTACGGGCAGACGGCGGGCAGCCTGGTCAACCTCGCGCCGCTGGTGACGCGCAAACTCACCGACAACGATGAGAAGGGCTGGATTCAGAAGGGACCGGACACCGACCTGCGCAACCTCCCCGCCGGGAAGAACGTGCGGATCGGCGCGTACCGTTTCGACGTGAGCGGCGCGGTGATGCTGCGCGGAAACCGGGCCGCAGTGCGCGACCTGCCCGAGCGCGTGACGGTGGAACTGGGCCGCAAGGCCAGCGCACTCGCGCTGCTCCTCACCACCGGCTGGCCGGGCAACCACCGCGAGGCCGTAGGCCGCCTGGAGGTCCGGTACGCGGACGGGAGCCTCCTCAATGTCCCGCTGGAGTACGGGCGGCACCTGCGCGCCTGGACCGAAACCGCCGCGAACGCCGAGAACCTCAGCATGATTCCCGCGCCCGGCTGGGTCGGCCAGACGCGCGAAGGGCTAGACGTGAACGTGCCCGTCCTGGAGTGGGCGAACCCCAAACCCGGCGTGGTGATTCAGAGTGTCTCGCTGGTCAGCGAGGGCAAGGGCGCGAACCCGACCCTGATTGGCCTGACCTTGATCGGAGGGTGACTCTAGCACCATGCGCAAGCCATCCTGCCCCGGGTCTTCGTCTGCCACACCATAAGTCAATCCCTCCAAGTCTTATCAAATGTAAACTTCTACGACCCCACTCCTACAATTTGTGATGTACTGGACCACATGACTGGTTCTGACCGACTTTCCGTCGCCATTGTGGGCGGCTCCGGGTACGCGGGCGGGGAGTTCCTGCGGCTGGCACTGGGGCACCCTTACCTGAACGTGACCCAGGTGACCAGCGAGCGCAGCGCCGGGCAACCGGTGTCGCTCGTTCACCCCAACCTCCGGGGCCGCACAGGGTTGAAGTTCCGGCGGTCGGCGGAGCTGGAGGAGGCCGATATCCTGGTGCTGGCCCTGCCACACGGAAGCGCCGCCAAGCGCTTGGCCGAGTTCGAGGGCAAGGCGCGCGTGATCGTGGACCTGTCCGCCGACTTCCGCCTCAAGGACCCCGAGGTGTACCGCGCCACCTACGGCGAGGACCATCCCGCGCCGGAAAAGCTGAACGACTGGGTGTACGGCAATCCCGAACTGCACCGCGAGGAGCTGCGTGGCGCCACTCGCATTGCCTGCGCGGGCTGCTTCGCGACGAGCGTGATCCTGCCCCTTTACCCGCTGCTCAAGCTCGGGGTGCTGCTGCCCAAGGACATCATCGCCACCGGGCTGGTCGGGTCGAGCGCGGCGGGGGCGAGTCCCACCGAGGCCAGCCACCACCCGGAGCGGGCTGGCAGCCTGCGGGTCTACAAGCCTGTCGGTCACCGCCATACGGCGGAGGCGCAGCAGGAGCTGCCGGGCCGCTTTCCCCTGCATCTCACGGCGATCAGCACCCCGCGGGTGCGGGGCATCCTCACGACCATCCAGGCCTGGATTCCCGACGGCTACAGTGACCGCGACGTGTGGGCTGCCTACCGCGAGGTGTACGCCCAGGAACCCTTTATCCGTATCGTCAAGGTCGCGCGGGGGGTCCACCGCTATCCCGACCCCATGCTCCTTGACGGCACCAACTACTGTGACCTCGGCTTTGAAATGGACCTGGATACCGGCCGCGTGGTGCTCATCAGCGCGATTGACAACCTCGTCAAGGGGACGGCGGGGCATGCCCTGCAGTGCCTGAACATCGCGCACGGCTGGCCGGAAACCTGTGGGCTGGAGTTCGCGGGGCTTCACCCGGCCTGAACGCCACTCAGGGGGGCGGCAGGCGCACCACGCTCAACATGTAGCGGCCCAGAGAGTGCACCGCCTGATAGAAGTGCTCGAAATCTATGGGCTTGACCACGTAACTCGCGGCATGGGCCTGGTAGGAGCGCAGGATGTCCTCGTCAGCCTGGCTGGTGGTCAGAACAATCACCGGGATGGTCATGAGCTGCGGGTCGCGCTTGAGTTCGGCAAGCACCTCCAGACCGTTCATGCGCGGCATATTGATATCCAAGAGAATGACGTCTGGACGCGGCGCGTCCTCGTATCCTTCTTGACGGCGCAAAAACGCCAGCGCCTCGACGCCGTCGCGAACGACATGGAGCTTGTTGGTCAGGCCCGCAGCGGCAAACGCTTCCTCGGTCAGAATGATGTCGGGTTCACTGTCCTCGACAAGCAGAATTTCGATCGGCGTGGGATTGGACATCATCATGGGCAAGCTCCCGTCGTGCTGCCTGCAGTGTCGCGCAGTGACGTGGCGGATGCGTCTTGCGCGGCTTCACACGGCGGCAACGGTCCCTTGAATCTCTCTTGGCCGTTTTCACGGGGGCCGTTAGGCTGGGCCCCATGAACATCCTGCAATCGGCCCTGGGGGGCGGCGCGATTTTTCCTGCTCCTGAAACGTTGCTGGACGGCCTCACCTTTGAGCGGGCGGCCCGAACAGTGCCGAATGTGCCCTATACGCTCGCGGAGCTGCTCGCCCACCTCGCAGTGACGCAGCGGGCCAGCCTCGACCTGGCCTCGGGCAGGACAGAAACCTGGCCGGAAGAGCTGGATATCTGGCCGGGCGTGGTGAATGCGGCGGCCTTTGACGCCCTCTTGACCGACCTGCGCCTGGGTCTGGCCGAGGCGCGTGCCCTGGCCGAACAGCCTTCCCCCCGCGCGCGGGACGTGCTGACCGACCTCGCGGCCCACAGCGCCTACCACTGGGGCCAGGTGGCCCTGCTGCGCCGCGTGCTGGGTGAGTGGCCGCAGTGAGGGCCCCCATCCTGTGCGGGTAAGGGAGCGCGGTGCCCCAGAGCCCACCGGCGAGGAACACACCCGCGAGGGCGCGCTTCCCGGAGGTCTGGTGACCGGGGCCGACGGGGGCGCTCGCTGCCACTCTCTTAAGAGATGCACCGTACCGAACAGCCGGGCTCTACCCTGAGGCATGAACCAAAACGTACGGGTTACCAACAATGAGGCTGAGCGCCGCTACGAGATCGCGCTGAACGGACAGCGGGTGGGACTCGCCGAGTACCAGCCGGAAGGCGACACCCTCATCTTGACGCATACTGAGGTTGCGGAGGGCCACGAGGGCGAGGGTCTAGCCTCGCAACTGGTCCAAGCCGCGCTCGATGACGCCCGTGCGCGGGGGCTGCGGGTGGTGCCCGTCTGCCGCTTCGTCGCGGCCTATATCCAGAGACATCCGGAGTACGCTGACCTGGTCCGCGAGGAAGAACTGGGCTGATCACGTCCAACCTCAACGGCTGCGACCGATTTAATCTTAACGCATGTAAAGCATTTGTGCGTTTAAGTTGGCGCGTGCTACCTTCAGCCCATGATTGTCGTGAAGGTGGGCGGAAGCGCCGGAATTGACTACGACGCGGTTTGTGCCGACCTCGCCGCGCTGTGGCAGGAGGGGCAGCGGTTCGTCCTCGTGCACGGGGGCAGCGGCGAGACGAACCGGGTGGCCGAGGCGCTGGGTCACCCGCCGCGCTTCGTGACCAGCCCGAGCGGGTACACGTCGCGCTTCACCGACCGCAAGACGCTGGAGATCTTTGAGATGGTGTACTGCGGCAAGGTGAACAAGGGACTGGTCGAGCGTTTTCAACGCCTGGGCGTGAACGCGGTCGGCCTATCCGGGCTGGACGGGCGCATCTTCGAGGGCAAACACAAGGACAGTGTGCGTGTGGTCGAGAACGGCAAGGTCAAGGTGCTGCGCGGTGACCATACCGGCACCGTCGAGCGGGTGAATGTGGACCTGGTGAAGCTGTTGTTGGGCGCGGGCTACCTCCCTGTCCTGACGCCCCCCGCCGCGAGCTACGAGGGCGTGGCGATCAATGTGGACGGGGACCGCGCCGCCGCCGCCCTGGCCGTCGCCTTGGGGGCCGACGCGCTGCTGCTGCTCTCCAACGTGCCCGGTCTGCTGCGGAATTACCCCGACGAGGGGAGCCTCATTCCCAGCATTCCTGCCCACGACGTGGAACGCTACCTGGACGTGGCCCAAGACCGCATGAAAAAGAAGGTGCTGGGGGCCGCCGAGGCCGTGCAAGGCGGCGTTAAGCGCGTCATCTTCGGAGACGCCCGCGCGGGGAAGCCGGTCAGCGCGGCGCTTGGTGGCGCGGGAACTGTGGTGAGCTAAAAAGGGGCACTCTCCCGGCTCGGCCCCTTTGCTCTATCCTCCCCACCGGATGACGCCCGCCGAGCTGCTTTCCTTCCTGACCAAGCGCGGCGGGCGCGAGTTCGCCGTGACCGTCTGTACCCAGCAGGGCCGCAGAACCGGCGTGTACCACCTGACGGCACGCGGGGAGGACGTGCAGGTCACCGGTCCCAGTCGGCAGACACGCCTGCTCTCCCCAGCTACGTTTCTCGAGGTGTTCGGAGGGTACGAGTTCTGTGACGTGCAGCCGACGGGCGTGCTGACGGACCTGGGGCCGCTGTTCGGCTAGCGGCGAAGCAAGCAAGAGCGGCCCCACCGGGACACCGGGAACACCGGAGAGACCGCCCAGGGAGCGGATCAGTCGGCCGCACTGGGAGCGAGCGTCATCTGGGGCCGGCGGAGGGTCTTCCACCAGTCGTGCATGGCGATCAGGAGGATGACAGCCCCCAGCACGAGCATGGTGATGGAGAGGACCGCGTTGAGGACGCTGTGCCCGGCACCCGGCGCGAGGTACACGTTGCGGATCATCCACACGCCCGCCACGTTCACGGTCACGTACAGGTACGCGAGCGGCAGCAGGCAGGTCAGCATGTACCAGCGCTTGGCCCGCTGGTGCAGCCGCAGGATGACGGTCGCGCCGATGATCAGGCCGATCGAGGCCATCAGCTGGTTGCTCACGCCAAAGAGGGCCCAGATCGAGGAAATGTTGCCGCTGTACAGCAGAAAGCCCCAGAAAAAGCAGGCGAGAACGCTGGCAAAGATCACGCCCGGCAGCCAGTCGAGCCGCTTGAGGGGCCGGTACACGTCCCCGAAGAAGTCCTGAATGAGGTAACGGGCCACCCGCGTGCCCGCGTCGATGGCGGTCAGGATGAACACCGCCTCGAACATGATGATGAACTGGAAGAAGTACGCCGCGAGGTGCTGGAAGAAGGGGACGTTCTTGAAGATGTACGTCATGCCCGCCGCAAGGCTGATGGCGCCGCCCGTGCGGCCTGCGAGGTCCAGGCCGACCTCCTGGCTGAGCTGCGGCAGGGCCTGCACGGTCATGCCAAGCTGCTGAAACTTCTCCGGCGTGGCGTTGATGGCGAAGTAGTCGGCGGGGTGCAGGCTGGTGGCAGCGATCAGGGCGAGCACGGCGACCATGCACTCGACGAGCATGGCCCCGAAGGCGACCGGCTTCACGTCGCTCCAGCGGTCGAGCATCTTGGGCGTGGTGCCCGCGCTGATAAAGGCATGGAAGCCACTGATGGCCCCGCACGCGATGGTGATGCTCACAAAGGGCCACACCGGCCCGGCGATCACCGGCCCCCCGCCATGAATAAACTCGGTGAAGGCCGGGAACTGAAGGGCGGGGTGAACGAGGAACACGCCCGCGATCAGCGCGATAAACACGCCGATCTTCATGAAGCTGCTGAGGTAGTCACGGGGCGCGAGCAGCAGCCACACGGGCAGCGCCGAGGCGAAGAAAGCATAGACCGGCAGGATGATGGCCAGCGTCTGACGGTCGAGGGTGAGGGCCTGCCCCAAGGGGGTGTCTTTGAGGGATGGCCCCACCAGGATCGCCGCCAACATCAGCAGCAGGCCCAGGGCGCTGGCGAGCTTCAGGTTTCCGGTCTGCTTGATGAGCACGCCCACCAGGAGCGCGATGGGAATGGTGGCTCCCACCGTAAAGGTGCTCCAGGGGTTGCGTTCCAGCGCGTGCAGCACCACCATCGAGAGCCCCGCCATGGTGATGGTGATGATAAAGAGCATGGCGAGCCCCGTGCAGAAGCCCGCCACCGGACCGAGTTTGCGTTTGGCGATCTCGGAGAGGCTTTCGCCTCGTTGCCGCATGCTGGCAAACAGCACCACGGTGTCGTGAACAGCGCCGCCGATCACCGCGCCGATCAGCAGCCACACCAACCCCGGCAGGTAGCCAAACTGCGCGGCCAGCACTGGTCCTACCAGCGGTCCGGCCGCCGCGATGGCCGCAAAGTGGTGGCCGAAGGTCACCCAGCGGCTGGTAGGAACGTAGTCTTTGCCGTCCTCCAGGGCATGGGCGGGCGTCGGCTCCTGCGGCATTCCCAGCACCTTCGCCGTCAGAAAGGTGCCGTACAGCCGGTAGGCGATGGCCAGAATGCAGGCAGCAGCGATCACAATGGTGACGGAATTCAAGTTGACTGGCCTCCTTTTGTCCCCCTCCGGCCACGTCCGTGGGTGGACGGCGCGCAGAGGGACGGCTTTTCCCAGCGGGAGCAGGGCGAACTATACTCCAGATTCCAGTCCTAACAAGCAGCCGGTCGGATGGGCTGGACACTCGCGCGCGCGCTCCTGCACAAGCCAGCGGCCGGGCGCCGACAAGGGGCACCCGGCTGCTGACCGGCCTTCTACTGCTGGTTGTTGGGAAGCGTGAACGCCTGAAGGTTGACCGTCACCTCACGGGTCTGTCCGCCTCGCTCCACGGTGAGGCGCAGGGTTTCCCCGATCTGCTTGCCGATCACCGCGCGGGGCAGCTCGTTCGCGTCGGTGACCGGCTGCCCGTCCACCGCCGTGATGATGTCGCCCCCGGTGACGAGTCCGGTTTCCGGGTCGCGAACGGTGCCGCCCCGGAGGCCGGCGCGTGCGGCCGGGCTTCCCAGATAGACCTGCTGCACCAGGAGGCCCGTCGCGGGAAGGTGCAGCTTCTGGCGTTGGTCCTGGGGAAGAGCACTCAGATCCGCAAACTGAATCCCCAGGGTGGGCGTCTTGACCTCCCCGCCCCGCTGCAACTGCGGCAGCAGGCGCTTGACGGTGTTGATGGGAATGGCGAAGCCGACGCCCGCACTCTGGCCGATACCACCGGTGAGAATCTGGGTGTTCACGCCGATGACCTGACCGGCGCTATTGAGGAGAGGACCGCCGCTGTTACCAGGGTTGATCGCCGCGTCCGTTTGGATCACGTTCTGATAGACCCCCTTGGCCCCAACCGGCACCTCACGTTCCAGGCTGCTGATAATGCCTTCCGACACACTGAAGTCCAGCCCAAAGGGCGCACCCATCGCAATCGCCTTGAGGCCCACGTCAAGCTGTGAAGAGTCGCCCAGCGGGATGGGCTCGATCGCGTCGCGGGGAAGCCCCTCGGCGCGGATCAGGGCCAGATCGAAGTCAGGGGCGCGGCCGATCACCCGGGCTTTGTACGTCTGCTTGTTGCCGTGCAGGCGAATGGTGATCTCGCTGGCACCCTCGACCACGTGGTTATTGGTGAGGATGTCCCCCTGGGCATTCACGAAAAACCCGCTGCCGGTGCCCTGCTGCACCTCGCCCGAGCCGTCGTCGGGGAGGGTGAACCCAAACTGTTCCTGAAGCTGTCGCCGCAGCTGCGCCTGAGGACTGTTCTCGGCGCTCTCGGTGACGCTGATGTACACGAGGCCACCTTCGCGGGCCTTGACGACCTGAACGGTATTTGCCTCCGACTCGGTGCGAGCACGTCCCGAATCAAAAGCCGGGGAGGCGGCAGGGGTGGCAGGGGTCGTCGCCACGGGCGGCGTACTCGTCACCTGCGCGCTCGACCGCTCCGACACCTCGAAACCCACAAACGTGCCCAGCGCAAGCGCACCACCAAGGGCCAGCAAAGAGAGGTTCCTCTTCATGGGCGCAGTGTGGCGCAGCTCGGTTACGCGGCGGTTAAAACAATCAAAGTGCCGCGGCAATCGCGCGTCCCGCCACCCGTCCACTGAAGAGGCAGCCACCCAGGAAGGTGCCCTCCAGCGCTCGGTACCCGTGCATTCCGCCGCCCCCGAAGCCCGCCACCTCTCCCGCCGCGTACAGGCCGGAAAACACTTCGCTGCCGGGGCGCAGGACACGGCCCTGGAGATCTGTTTCTAGCCCACCGAGCGACTTGCGGGTGAGGAGATTGAGCCGCACGGCGATCAGGGGCCCCCCCGCGGGATCCAGGATGGGCGCGGGCTTGGCCACCCGGATGAGGCGCTCACTCAGGAACTGGCGCGCCCCCCGAGCGATGGCGAGCTGCGCGTCCTTTCCTGCAACATTCGAGGTCTGAAGGTCACGGTCGCGGACCTCCCGTTCGACCGTGCGGTAGTCCACGAGCTCCTGGCCGGTCAGCGCGTTCATGCCGCTGACCAGGTCGCGCAAATTGTCCCGCACGACAAAATCGGCCCCGTGGTCCATAAACGCCTGCACGGGGGCCTGCACGGCCTTGCCGGCACGCCTGAGGGTCAGCCGCAGGTTTTTGCCGGTCAGATCGGGGTTTTGCTCGCTGCCCGACAGGGCGAACTCACGCTTGATCATCGCGCGGTTGAGCAGGAACCAGGTGTGGGGGTAGCCGTGGGTGGTGATGTGCTGCAAGGTATCCAGGGAGCTGCCGCCGGGAATGTGTGGAAAGGGCAACCGCCGCCCGGTGGGGTCAAGCCACAGGCTGCTCGGCCCCGGCAGGATACGAATGCCGTGGTTGGGCCAGATGGGGTTCCAGTTGCGCAGGCCCTCGGTGTAGTGCCACATGCGGTCTGGGTTGATGAGGTTCGCCCCGGCCGCCCACACCTGCTGTTGCAGCAGGCCGTCCACATGCTTCGGGACGCCCGACACCATTTCAGCAGGCGGGGGGCCCAGCCGCTCCGCCGGCCAGTAGCGGCGCACCAGGTCATGATTCCCGCCGATGCCACCCGAGGTCACCAGCACAGCCCCGGCATGAAGCGAGAAGTCACCCACCACAACGCGCGAACTCGCCTCGCCGCGGGCCACCTCAGACGGTTCGAGAATGTCCCCGTAGACGCCATGAACCGCTCCGCCCGTGATGTTCAGCCCGCGCACGCGGTGCCGAAACCGCAACTGTACGCGCCCCGCCGCCGCATGCTCGCGCACCCGCCGCACAAAGGGCTCCAGCACCCCCGGTCCCGTTCCCCAGGTGATGTGAAAGCGCGGCACGCTGTTGCCGGGAAGTCCGGCTCCCGCCCCACCGCGCTCGGCCCAGCCCACCGCGGGAAACCAGCGCAGCCCCAGGCGGTGCAGCCAGGCACGCTTTTCGCCAGCGGCGAAGTCCAGGTACGCTTCTGCCCACTTCCGGGGCCAGTGGTCCTCCGGGCGGTCAAAGCAAGCCGCCGTGCTCCAGTCGCGTCCAGCGAGCTCACGAGAGTCGCGGATCCCCAGGCGACGCTGTTCAGGGCTATCCACAAAGAACAGGCCGCCAAAGGACCAGTAGGCCTGCCCGCCCAGATTCTGCTCGCCCTCTTGGTCAAGAAGCAGCACCCGCTTGCCCGCGTCCGCCAGCTCTGCGGTCGCCACAAGCCCCGCCAAACCGGCCCCCACGACGATCACATCCGCCTCCGGGCGGCTTTGTTTGAGGTTGGACATGGGGGTACAGTACGGGAAAAAGACAGGCCACAACAAAGAGCCCCACCTAGGGGGGCAGGGCTCTGGGCTCAGCGTTGCGGGCAACCCTCGCCAGCCCGTTCAGCACGGCGAGAGTGGGGCGGACCTCCCCGGAAATGCCTTACTTCTTGCGCTTCGTGCTGGCGGGGCCCTTCTTGCCGCTACCGCCGCCTGTTCGCTCCTTGGCGTCCCGCATAAAAGAACGCAGCTTGGCCTCAAACTGAGGGCTCTGGCGGCCTATGGCTCGGGGGCGCGGCAACTCCTCGGGTTCGTCCAGCAACTCCTTGATGGAAAGGTCGAGGCGGCCCCGCTCGTCGCGGCCCAGCACTTTGACTTCCACCGTCTCGCCCTCGCGGACGTGGTCGTGGATGTTCCGCACGAAGGAGTGCGCGATCTGCGAGATGTGAACCAGGCCGGTCTCGCCGTTCTCAAACTGGATAAACGCACCGAAGTCGGTCACGCGCGTCACGCGGCCAGTGACGACCGCGCCGGGATCAAGCTGCACCAAGGGTGCCCTCCTGAATCTGCATAAGTCACATTCTATACCACGGTCCGGCCCCTGCACACTCATGAGATCACCAAGCGTCCGCTAAGATGACGAGGATGAAGCTTCGCGGGACGCTCGGCGGCATGAATCTCCTTCTCGAACCGGGCGACACCGCCGAGAGTGTGGCGCAGGCCCTGGCGGCTCGCACCGAACTGCTCCACGCCAGCGTCACGCTGGAGGTGCAGGGCGACGCGGACCCCGCCGCGCTGGAAGCGGCCCTCGCGGCGGTGCGAGCCGCAGGCGGCACACCCGGGCGGATTCGTGCCCCGCGCGTCACGGTGACCGGCCCAGCGGCAGGAGGCGAGGAGGGCAGCGCCCGCACGGTGATTCTCCCGCACGGTGTACGCGCGGGCTTTCGGGGCGAGTACCGGGGCAGCGTGGTGATTCTGGGGGACGTGAACCCCGGCGCAGAAGTCGTTGCGGGGGGCGACGTGATCGTGATGGGCGCGCTGCGCGGCGTCGTCCATGCGGGCTACGGCGGGAATGCCGATGCCATCGTTTGGGCGCGGCCTATTGCGAGCACTCAGAT is from Deinococcus sp. YIM 77859 and encodes:
- the argC gene encoding N-acetyl-gamma-glutamyl-phosphate reductase; this translates as MTGSDRLSVAIVGGSGYAGGEFLRLALGHPYLNVTQVTSERSAGQPVSLVHPNLRGRTGLKFRRSAELEEADILVLALPHGSAAKRLAEFEGKARVIVDLSADFRLKDPEVYRATYGEDHPAPEKLNDWVYGNPELHREELRGATRIACAGCFATSVILPLYPLLKLGVLLPKDIIATGLVGSSAAGASPTEASHHPERAGSLRVYKPVGHRHTAEAQQELPGRFPLHLTAISTPRVRGILTTIQAWIPDGYSDRDVWAAYREVYAQEPFIRIVKVARGVHRYPDPMLLDGTNYCDLGFEMDLDTGRVVLISAIDNLVKGTAGHALQCLNIAHGWPETCGLEFAGLHPA
- a CDS encoding response regulator; its protein translation is MMMSNPTPIEILLVEDSEPDIILTEEAFAAAGLTNKLHVVRDGVEALAFLRRQEGYEDAPRPDVILLDINMPRMNGLEVLAELKRDPQLMTIPVIVLTTSQADEDILRSYQAHAASYVVKPIDFEHFYQAVHSLGRYMLSVVRLPPP
- a CDS encoding DinB family protein, which gives rise to MNILQSALGGGAIFPAPETLLDGLTFERAARTVPNVPYTLAELLAHLAVTQRASLDLASGRTETWPEELDIWPGVVNAAAFDALLTDLRLGLAEARALAEQPSPRARDVLTDLAAHSAYHWGQVALLRRVLGEWPQ
- a CDS encoding GNAT family N-acetyltransferase, which codes for MNQNVRVTNNEAERRYEIALNGQRVGLAEYQPEGDTLILTHTEVAEGHEGEGLASQLVQAALDDARARGLRVVPVCRFVAAYIQRHPEYADLVREEELG
- a CDS encoding [LysW]-aminoadipate kinase, with the protein product MIVVKVGGSAGIDYDAVCADLAALWQEGQRFVLVHGGSGETNRVAEALGHPPRFVTSPSGYTSRFTDRKTLEIFEMVYCGKVNKGLVERFQRLGVNAVGLSGLDGRIFEGKHKDSVRVVENGKVKVLRGDHTGTVERVNVDLVKLLLGAGYLPVLTPPAASYEGVAINVDGDRAAAALAVALGADALLLLSNVPGLLRNYPDEGSLIPSIPAHDVERYLDVAQDRMKKKVLGAAEAVQGGVKRVIFGDARAGKPVSAALGGAGTVVS
- a CDS encoding carbon starvation protein A; amino-acid sequence: MNSVTIVIAAACILAIAYRLYGTFLTAKVLGMPQEPTPAHALEDGKDYVPTSRWVTFGHHFAAIAAAGPLVGPVLAAQFGYLPGLVWLLIGAVIGGAVHDTVVLFASMRQRGESLSEIAKRKLGPVAGFCTGLAMLFIITITMAGLSMVVLHALERNPWSTFTVGATIPIALLVGVLIKQTGNLKLASALGLLLMLAAILVGPSLKDTPLGQALTLDRQTLAIILPVYAFFASALPVWLLLAPRDYLSSFMKIGVFIALIAGVFLVHPALQFPAFTEFIHGGGPVIAGPVWPFVSITIACGAISGFHAFISAGTTPKMLDRWSDVKPVAFGAMLVECMVAVLALIAATSLHPADYFAINATPEKFQQLGMTVQALPQLSQEVGLDLAGRTGGAISLAAGMTYIFKNVPFFQHLAAYFFQFIIMFEAVFILTAIDAGTRVARYLIQDFFGDVYRPLKRLDWLPGVIFASVLACFFWGFLLYSGNISSIWALFGVSNQLMASIGLIIGATVILRLHQRAKRWYMLTCLLPLAYLYVTVNVAGVWMIRNVYLAPGAGHSVLNAVLSITMLVLGAVILLIAMHDWWKTLRRPQMTLAPSAAD
- a CDS encoding S1C family serine protease is translated as MKRNLSLLALGGALALGTFVGFEVSERSSAQVTSTPPVATTPATPAASPAFDSGRARTESEANTVQVVKAREGGLVYISVTESAENSPQAQLRRQLQEQFGFTLPDDGSGEVQQGTGSGFFVNAQGDILTNNHVVEGASEITIRLHGNKQTYKARVIGRAPDFDLALIRAEGLPRDAIEPIPLGDSSQLDVGLKAIAMGAPFGLDFSVSEGIISSLEREVPVGAKGVYQNVIQTDAAINPGNSGGPLLNSAGQVIGVNTQILTGGIGQSAGVGFAIPINTVKRLLPQLQRGGEVKTPTLGIQFADLSALPQDQRQKLHLPATGLLVQQVYLGSPAARAGLRGGTVRDPETGLVTGGDIITAVDGQPVTDANELPRAVIGKQIGETLRLTVERGGQTREVTVNLQAFTLPNNQQ
- a CDS encoding FAD-binding dehydrogenase is translated as MSNLKQSRPEADVIVVGAGLAGLVATAELADAGKRVLLLDQEGEQNLGGQAYWSFGGLFFVDSPEQRRLGIRDSRELAGRDWSTAACFDRPEDHWPRKWAEAYLDFAAGEKRAWLHRLGLRWFPAVGWAERGGAGAGLPGNSVPRFHITWGTGPGVLEPFVRRVREHAAAGRVQLRFRHRVRGLNITGGAVHGVYGDILEPSEVARGEASSRVVVGDFSLHAGAVLVTSGGIGGNHDLVRRYWPAERLGPPPAEMVSGVPKHVDGLLQQQVWAAGANLINPDRMWHYTEGLRNWNPIWPNHGIRILPGPSSLWLDPTGRRLPFPHIPGGSSLDTLQHITTHGYPHTWFLLNRAMIKREFALSGSEQNPDLTGKNLRLTLRRAGKAVQAPVQAFMDHGADFVVRDNLRDLVSGMNALTGQELVDYRTVEREVRDRDLQTSNVAGKDAQLAIARGARQFLSERLIRVAKPAPILDPAGGPLIAVRLNLLTRKSLGGLETDLQGRVLRPGSEVFSGLYAAGEVAGFGGGGMHGYRALEGTFLGGCLFSGRVAGRAIAAAL
- a CDS encoding S1 RNA-binding domain-containing protein; this translates as MVQLDPGAVVTGRVTRVTDFGAFIQFENGETGLVHISQIAHSFVRNIHDHVREGETVEVKVLGRDERGRLDLSIKELLDEPEELPRPRAIGRQSPQFEAKLRSFMRDAKERTGGGSGKKGPASTKRKK
- a CDS encoding septum site-determining protein MinC, whose protein sequence is MKLRGTLGGMNLLLEPGDTAESVAQALAARTELLHASVTLEVQGDADPAALEAALAAVRAAGGTPGRIRAPRVTVTGPAAGGEEGSARTVILPHGVRAGFRGEYRGSVVILGDVNPGAEVVAGGDVIVMGALRGVVHAGYGGNADAIVWARPIASTQIRIGDAVARAPEGSSLSTMRKLEGPHEAELARLQSGIIVIEPHR